From Deltaproteobacteria bacterium:
CAACTATAACCACGTTGCTAAGCGGCTAGCCGCGTCGATTCCCGGTGGCTACTGGGCTAATCAGTTCGATAATACCGCCAATAGAGATCAACACATCAAAAGCACGGGACCAGAAATTTGGCAAAATACTGACGGTCGCGTCGATGGCTTTGTCTCCGTCGTCGGTACAGGCGGCACCCTGGCTGGGGTTGCCACGTACCTAAAATCAAGGAATTCCAAGATTCGCACCGTCTGTGCTGATCCTCACGGAGCGGCGATCTGGTCGTGGATCAAACACGGTAACCTGGATTTTAATGCTGGATCCTCCGTTACTGAGGGCATTGGACAAAATCGCGTGACCGCTAACCTGGCCGATGCTCCGATCGATGATGCTTACCGTATCGCTGATCAACCCATAGTCGAGATGGTTTATGCCATGTTGCGACTTGAGGGTCTATTTATCGGCGCGTCGGCAGCGCTCAATCTCTGTGGTGCCTATCGCCTTGCCAAGGAGTTAGGGCCGGGTCACGTGATTGTGACTATTCTCTGCGACAGCGGCAATCGCTACGTATCACGGCTGTTTAATCCTGATTGGCTTAGGGAAAAAAATCTTACGCCTACGTCGAGAGATTTATCTTTCCTTGCCACGGTGTTTAACGACATGTAGAGACAATCATCTAGGCTCATACCAATTAATTTGGCAGGTGGACTCAAATGTACTTTGCGGTGGTAAAACTTGGTTTTGAATCACAGATGGATAGCGATCAAGACCGTCGCGAACTAAAGCAATTGGCTGAGAAGATCAGAGTTAAATTTAAAGTTTGTGCTGCAGTTTATGATGATCGAGACATCGGCGCGGCGCTGGCAATAACGGCCATCGGTAGCAGCTCTGAGCGGATCGATCAGACTCTGGATGCGATCAGTGAATTCTGTGAGAGCTCTGGCTACGGGCGCGTCGAATCAGAACAAGCTCTGGTCGATCACTTTGAAGCTCTTGGAGATTTCTGCAGCCTTGATGAATGACCGTTTACACTCTGCCCTCTAAGCGACACCCTTAAATCCCATAGGATGCTCGTAGTCGAGATCCATTTCGATCACGTTAGCTGACTGCGGTTTGTGGAACAGGAATCCTTGCACTAAGTCTACACCCAGACGTTGGAGGACCTCGGCCTCTTCCCACCGTTCTACTCCTTCGGCGAGTATGGTGGCACACGAGATCCGGGCAGCGCGGATGAGTCCAGCTACAAAATCCTGCTTACTTTCGTCTCGATGCAGATCTTGAATCAAACTACGATCAAGTTTGACTAAGTCTGGCTTCAATTTGACGATCTGCTCGAGACCTGAATGCCCACGACCAAAATCATCGGTTGCAATGCGCATGTGCATACGATCTAGGTTTTCGCGGACACGGAGCATGATGTCAAAATTGTTGATAGCTTCGGTTTCTGACACCTCGAACATGAGACTGGATCTTTCGCCGAGTAGATGCATCAGCTTATCCAGGTTGTAAAGATTACGCGG
This genomic window contains:
- a CDS encoding DUF503 domain-containing protein, coding for MYFAVVKLGFESQMDSDQDRRELKQLAEKIRVKFKVCAAVYDDRDIGAALAITAIGSSSERIDQTLDAISEFCESSGYGRVESEQALVDHFEALGDFCSLDE
- a CDS encoding cysteine synthase A, coding for MNTTKGFAGTVGNTPLMRLKSLSDATGCEILAKAEFLNPGGSVKDRAALGIISDAEAKGLLGLGGTVVEGTAGNTGIGLAHVAQARGYKTIIVIPETQSLEKMQYLRALGAEVRAVPAKPYRDPDNYNHVAKRLAASIPGGYWANQFDNTANRDQHIKSTGPEIWQNTDGRVDGFVSVVGTGGTLAGVATYLKSRNSKIRTVCADPHGAAIWSWIKHGNLDFNAGSSVTEGIGQNRVTANLADAPIDDAYRIADQPIVEMVYAMLRLEGLFIGASAALNLCGAYRLAKELGPGHVIVTILCDSGNRYVSRLFNPDWLREKNLTPTSRDLSFLATVFNDM